In one window of Chelmon rostratus isolate fCheRos1 chromosome 19, fCheRos1.pri, whole genome shotgun sequence DNA:
- the gtf3c4 gene encoding general transcription factor 3C polypeptide 4: protein MAAVSPSDTVHSLPINVVVKTEPDAEDGLLFGPEDVPVKREPVVPLLAPVSGLQPLTWSPDHRLAVCTASSLSLMELVCDVHSNKQDLTLHRTSIPVPSEVYKLRVGPAAELAQAMEKFSMHPDPTVRQVFLADTVMNPSVGVHKGIKYASWSPLGCDSSGRCLLACLMLDHRLTIHNSHKRLEWNTLVDLTKKYSQRLKERGYAKKDGTAPQANLLDFDELQRRFRMQTPLRMEWSSIYTIKQVQPDNTCVDMEMVLLAVLMENGDLVLWKFVLPFINGAEVVFYDIIESGVTRPSDLAWWEYESADRRMSGLIVGSEVGPVKIMPVSLSGVKGYFTLRHPVILWKECDEIAVENIKCVPMTHPIQKTRCSLIVASRGCYVFWCLLMISPAGLNVHNSHVAGLHSLPVVSLAVSQHGVAVYTCSIDGWIKKLTPTFTENTLIFKQEDMLRPDSVAGRRIHGIAVSRNGAYIALASTQGMVEGYHPTNRTYQVHFVTLKTPEMAASLLLKPPTQNLYKMADLLDLVRWQILKNKCIPASLLEELDQKIQEADSPYLWRFKLFLVRILYQSLQTPPTDHQWKPTHEETKVFVRDGEEEDGNDKEDAAQEEAEPSGVKQEASKEEQMAEVQAWINAVETHLMRENIKKVLGVVYLNTWIAQSTSIPTCGLVEYLSRDTNDRASEVLIGHIKKKINKQTFLERCSLCQAVLPFSDHKQAICKNGHMWLRCVLSYQACQTLTFRRCLLLDTIAKLPEPEDPEWIKKILQAPCTLCDSPMI from the exons ATGGCGGCCGTCAGTCCGTCAGATACGGTGCATTCACTGCCCATAAATGTAGTCGTCAAGACCGAGCCAGACGCGGAGGACGGTCTGCTCTTCGGTCCAGAGGATGTCCCGGTTAAGCGGGAGCCCGTGGTCCCGCTCTTGGCCCCGGTGAGCGGGCTGCAGCCGCTCACCTGGTCGCCGGATCACCGCCTGGCTGTATGCACCGCCAGCTCCTTGTCGCTGATGGAGCTGGTGTGCGATGTTCACAGCAACAAGCAGGACCTGACGCTGCACAGGACCTCAATCCCCGTCCCGTCCGAAGTGTACAAACTGCGG GTGGGACCAGCAGCAGAGCTAGCTCAAGCGATGGAGAAGTTCTCAATGCATCCGGACCCCACAGTAAGGCAAGTTTTTCTGGCCGACACGGTGATGAACCCATCGGTAGGAGTGCACAAaggaataaaatatgccagttGGTCTCCGTTAGGTTGTGACTCAAGTGGACGCTGTCTGCTCGCTTGCCTGATGCTTGACCACAGACTTACCATTCATAACAGCCACAAGCGTCTCGAGTGGAACACGCTAGTCGACCTCACCAAAAAGTACAGCCAGCGGCTAAAAGAGCGAGGCTACGCCAAAAAAGATGGCACGGCGCCACAGGCAAACCTCCTGGACTTCGACGAGCTGCAGCGGCGTTTCCGCATGCAGACTCCTCTGAGGATGGAGTGGTCGAGCATTTATACGATCAAACAGGTTCAGCCGGACAACACGTGCGTGGACATGGAGATGGTCCTCCTCGCCGTCTTAATGGAAAACGGTGACCTTGTTTTGTGGAAGTTTGTGTTGCCCTTCATAAACGGGGCAGAGGTTGTATTTTATGACATCATCGAGTCAGGTGTGACGAGACCCAGTGACTTGGCGTGGTGGGAGTATGAAAGCGCTGATCGCCGGATGAGCGGACTGATCGTGGGCAGCGAGGTGGGGCCTGTCAAGATCATGCCGGTCAGCCTGTCGGGAGTGAAGGGCTACTTCACCCTCCGACACCCCGTCATCCTCTGGAAGGAATGCGACGAGATCGCCGTCGAAAACATCAAATGTGTCCCGATGACCCACCCAATCCAGAAGACCAGGTGCAGCCTCATCGTGGCGTCGCGCGGCTGCTACGTCTTCTGGTGTTTGCTCATGATTTCGCCGGCCGGACTGAATGTACACAACTCTCACGTGGCGGGGTTGCACTCGCTCCCCGTGGTCTCGCTAGCGGTGAGTCAGCATGGCGTTGCGGTGTACACATGTTCCATAGATGGGTGGATAAAAAAGCTGACACCAACGTTTACAGAGAACACTTTGATTTTCAAACAAGAGGACATGCTGCGCCCGGACAGCGTAGCAGGGAGGAGGATACACGGGATTGCCGTGAGCCGCAATGGAGCGTACATTGCGCTCGCCAGCACTCAAGGTATGGTAGAGGGCTATCATCCAACTAACAGGACCTACCAGGTTCACTTTGTGACCCTGAAAACGCCAGAAATGGCCGCATCACTGCTGCTCAAGCCTCCCACGCAGAACTTGTACAAAATGGCCGACCTGCTTGATCTCGTCAGGTGGCAAATTTTGAAAAACAAGTGCATCCCTGCGTCGCTGCTGGAGGAGCTCGATCAAAAGATCCAGGAAGCAGACTCGCCCTACCTGTGGCGTTTCAAGCTCTTTTTGGTGCGCATACTTTACCAGTCACTGCAGACGCCTCCGACAGACCACCAGTGGAAGCCGACACACGAGGAGACCAAGGTGTTCGTCAGGGAcggggaagaggaggacgggAACGACAAAGAAGATGCCGCGCAAGAGGAGGCCGAGCCGAGTGGAGTAAAACAGGAGGCCAGTAAGGAGGAACAGATGGCGGAGGTGCAGGCTTGGATCAACGCTGTAGAGACCCACCTGATGAGGGAAAACATAAAGAAGGTGCTGGGGGTGGTGTACCTCAACACCTGGATTGCTCAGAGCACCAGCATACCCACCTGTGGCCTGGTGGAGTACCTCTCCAGAGACACTAACGACAGAGCCTCAGAG GTCCTGATTGGCCACATCAAGAAGAAGATTAACAAGCAGACGTTCTTGGAGCGCTGCAGCCTGTGTCAGGCGGTGCTGCCCTTCTCGGACCACAAACAAGCCATCTGTAAAAACGGTCACATGTGGCTCAG GTGTGTGTTGTCATACCAGGCCTGCCAGACGCTGACGTTCAGACGTTGCCTCCTGCTGGATACCATCGCCAAACTGCCAGAGCCTGAGG ATCCAGAGTGGATAAAGAAGATACTGCAGGCGCCGTGCACGCTCTGCGACTCGCCCATGATCTAG